A genomic window from Sorex araneus isolate mSorAra2 chromosome 2, mSorAra2.pri, whole genome shotgun sequence includes:
- the LOC105943211 gene encoding olfactory receptor 6C2-like, with translation MRNHTAITTFILLGLTDDPQLQILIFIFLLITYMLSIAGNLVILVITLVDAHLKTAMYYFLQNFSILEILFTSVAIPRFLYNITTGDQTVTYYACAFQLFFIYLFGITEFFLLAIMSYDRYVAICKPLHYMTIMNQQVCRRLVSCCWVITLLFLIPVVSLVMGLEFCDNNALDHFACDANALIMISCSDTQFIENLFMICSALILIVVLLFVVWSYTRIIQTILRFPSAQQRKKAFSTCSSHMIVVSITYGSLIFIYVKPRAKDEMKINKGVTLFVTSISPVINPFIYTLRNKQVIQALNDLVKRLLLSKN, from the coding sequence ATGAGAAATCACACAGCCATAACTACTTTCATTCTTCTGGGATTGACAGATGACCCACAACTGCAGATTCTGATTTTCATATTCCTACTAATCACCTAcatgctgagcattgctggaaacCTGGTCATCCTTGTCATCACATTAGTGGATGCTCACCTAAAAACGGCTATGTACTATTTTCTGCAAAACTTTTCCATCTTGGAGATTTTATTCACTTCTGTTGCTATTCCTAGATTCTTATATAATATAACAACAGGTGATCAAACAGTTACCTATTATGCTTGTgcgtttcaattattttttatatatctatttgGTATAACAGAATTTTTCCTCCTGGCCATTATGTCCTATGATCGATATGTAGCCATCTGTAAACCTCTTCATTACATGACTATTATGAATCAGCAGGTCTGCAGAAGACTTGTCTCCTGCTGCTGGGTGATTACACTGTTGTTCTTAATTCCAGTTGTTAGCTTGGTAATGGGGCTAGAATTCTGTGATAATAATGCCCTTGACCACTTTGCTTGTGATGCTAATGCTCTTATAATGATCTCATGTTCAGACACGCAGTTTATAGAAAACTTATTTATGATTTGTTCTGCATTGATACTCATTGTCGTTCTCCTGTTTGTGGTTTGGTCCTACACTCGTATCATTCAAACTATTCTTCGATTCCCCTCAGCACAGCAGAGGAAAAAGGCATTTTCCACCTGTTCCTCTCACATGATTGTGGTTTCCATAACTTATGGCAGCCTTATCTTTATCTATGTGAAACCTAGAGCAAAAGATGAGATGAAAATTAATAAGGGGGTTACTTTGTTTGTTACTTCCATATCCCCTGTGATAAACCCATTTATTTATACCCTAAGGAACAAACAAGTAATTCAAGCCTTGAATGATTTAGTCAAGAGACTACTGCTGTCAAAAAATTAG